The genome window TGACGGTGAACAGGCGGGCGAGCACGGCGGGCGGCAGGGCGAGGTGCTGGTGCAGCGCGGTGGCCAGGACGCGGTCGGCCAGGTCGAGTTTGGCTTTGCGGCCGCCGCCCGGGGCCCGGCGCCGGGTGCCGCCGTCGCGTCGGGTGGTGCGGTCCTGTGCATGCAGTGTCTGCCAGGGAGTGGTGAGGGCCGCGGTCAGTTCGGCCAGTTCAGTGCTGGTCATGCCGGTCAGGGCGGGGTGCTCCAGGGTCTGACGGTCGATGCCGACGGCCGGTGCACCGGGGTTCGCCGGCTCGGTGGGCTGGGGGTGGTGAAGTCGGCCCGAAGCGCGGTCTCGTCTTTCGATCGAGCCGTTTCTTCGGGCCGCTTCCGCACCCGGCGTGCCACTCTCATGGCACCGGGCGCTCCACAAGTCCCGCCTTGCTGTCGATGATCCTCATGCCGTGGTCGGCCAGGGGGAAGGGATGGTCGCGCCCCGGTAGCGGTAGCGCGTGGTGCGCACCTTTCCGGGATCGAACAGCGTCCGTTCCTCCCCGACCGGCCACCAACCACCCCCGCAGTAGCGGCGGCGGAGGTCCTTCCAGGTGATCCGGCGGTGTTTGCGGCGCAGCCATTTCATGACCTGGCTCCATGTGTACGAGCTCAGGTATTGGAATGTCGCGCTGGACACGCCGGGTTGGAAGTAGGCGCACCAGCCCGGCAGCATCCGGTTGAGATGGATGAGCAGGGTGTCAAGTGGCTGGTTCGTGGCCATCCTCCGGCACGCCGTCTTGACCTTGGCCATCACAGCCGCGAGGGCTTTGCGTGCGGGGTAGGTGTAGACGTAGTACCGGCTGGTTCCTCGTTTGCGGTGGCGCTGGATGTGCCACCCGAGGAAGTCCAGTCCCTCATCGATGCGGGTGATCAGGGTCTTCTCCGGGGACAGGCGCAGGCCCATCGTGGACAAGACCCCAGCGATCTCATCGCGCAGGGCTTCGGCGTCGCCTTCGGTGCCGTGGACCATCAGACACCAGTCGTCCGCGTACCGCGACAAACGGTAGTTGGGAAGACCTTGACGGCGACGCTGTTCCCGCCCGAGCTTGCTGCTTCCGGGTCCTCCCGGACCCTGGGCGACGTACTCGTCCAGGACGGAGAGGGCCACGTTGCTGAGCAACGGCGACAAGATCGAACCCTGTGGGGTTCCGGCGCTGGTTTCCCGCAGCACGCGATCCTCACCGAGGATGCCCGCCTTGAGGAACGCCTTCACCAGGTCAAGAACGCGTTTGTCCCCGATCCGAAGCCGCACCCGGTCCAGCAGGGCCGGATGCGAAATCTCGTCGAAGCAGGCTTTGATGTCACCCTCCACGATCCACTCATACCCGTGGGACGTGAAGTGGCGGACCTCGGCCACCGCGTCGTGAGCCCGGCGGTTCGGACGGAACCCGTAGGAGCACGGGAGGAATTCCGCCTCGAAAATCGGCTCCAGCACCAGCTTCAAGGACGCCTGCACCACCCGGTCGGTGATCGTCGCGATCCCCAGGCGACGCAACTTGCCGCCCGTCTTGGGGATCATCCGCTCCCGCACCGGCAGCGGACGGAAACTACGGTCCTTGATCGAGCCTCGTAGTGCGTCGAGGAACTCCTCAACGCCCGTCCTCGCCGCGATGGACGCCGCCGTGCGGCCGTCCACCCCGGCGGTCTTGGCACCCTTGTTACCCCGCACCCGATCCCACGCGACAAGCAAGAACGCGGGATCGGCACAGAGGTTGAAGAGGTCATCGAACCTGCGATGAGGATCATCACGGGCCCAACGGTGCAGCTTGGCCTGGATCTCCAGTACCCGGCGCTCCGCCTCATACGTGGCGTGCTCCAGTTCGTCGGTATTCACCGATGACCTCCCGGTATTCCAGTTCCTCGACTGCTGATTTGCTGGCCCCCTTCGCCATGTGCGCGCCATTAACGCGCTCGGACTACTACGGGGCCTCCGCCACGTTCTGACGTCGTCAGCCGACGACGGGCCTTGCCCTCCGCCTGACTGGCTGCCAGACGGGAAGGGCGACATCAGAACGCTTCCCACGTTCACCACCAACCGGTCGACGAGCGAGCCGCCCAGCTCTACCCCGACAGCATCGCCACGCCTACGCCGCAGGCTTTCAACGTGGCCTCCCCACCGACACCCTAAATTCGGCTTCGGAGTCGCCACCCGGAGGTGGCGTGCGCTGCACCCGGCCCATATCCTCCAGATTGGAGCCGGAGGAACTCTTACGGGGCGTCAGACACTGGTTCCTCTCGTACGGCGTCTCGTCTTGCTTGCCGGACCCGCGTCGTCTGGAAGTGCCGACGCGTCCCGTCGTTGTCAGGGCTGCTCTCACCTCCGCGTGCATCTCCACGCATCGGCTGCCCTCAGCTTCACCAGCCTGCTGCGACAGGCCGGCGGTAGGGGTCTTTCACCCCTACCCGGTATCAAGTGGCGCCTCGTGGCGCACCACGGTGTAGTTCCACTCCCCGTGGAAGGCGTGGCCGGTCAGGGGCACCGCGTTCATCTCGGCGTCGCTGACCTTCACACCGGTGGGGTAGCGGCCGGGGTCCAGTTCGGCGTGGACGGTGAGCCCGGTGCGTGTGGTGGTCGCGGCGATGCTCTCCACGATGACCTCGTAGCTGGTCAGCGGGC of Streptomyces sp. NBC_01363 contains these proteins:
- the ltrA gene encoding group II intron reverse transcriptase/maturase, which codes for MNTDELEHATYEAERRVLEIQAKLHRWARDDPHRRFDDLFNLCADPAFLLVAWDRVRGNKGAKTAGVDGRTAASIAARTGVEEFLDALRGSIKDRSFRPLPVRERMIPKTGGKLRRLGIATITDRVVQASLKLVLEPIFEAEFLPCSYGFRPNRRAHDAVAEVRHFTSHGYEWIVEGDIKACFDEISHPALLDRVRLRIGDKRVLDLVKAFLKAGILGEDRVLRETSAGTPQGSILSPLLSNVALSVLDEYVAQGPGGPGSSKLGREQRRRQGLPNYRLSRYADDWCLMVHGTEGDAEALRDEIAGVLSTMGLRLSPEKTLITRIDEGLDFLGWHIQRHRKRGTSRYYVYTYPARKALAAVMAKVKTACRRMATNQPLDTLLIHLNRMLPGWCAYFQPGVSSATFQYLSSYTWSQVMKWLRRKHRRITWKDLRRRYCGGGWWPVGEERTLFDPGKVRTTRYRYRGATIPSPWPTTA